Proteins from a genomic interval of Bombus affinis isolate iyBomAffi1 chromosome 14, iyBomAffi1.2, whole genome shotgun sequence:
- the LOC126924069 gene encoding proline-rich nuclear receptor coactivator 2-like — MTNSVPKLKNKVDRQGSPNVGVERYHHRSSAIKSSTFFHNSGRSHGRNSTGRLSCSPHGLSKSSRTSPLRCEYSPRGSPTNSFYAGAKFSEPPSPASLPKPPSHWTTRLMSSCQQSDRSCDISNHLKMILNVQA; from the coding sequence ATGACGAATTCGGTAccgaaattgaaaaacaaagtAGACCGGCAGGGTTCGCCGAATGTCGGTGTGGAACGATATCATCACCGTTCAAGTGCAATCAAATCGTCAACATTTTTCCATAACAGTGGAAGATCTCATGGCAGAAATTCAACCGGCAGACTAAGCTGCAGCCCACACGGTTTGTCAAAGAGTTCAAGAACTTCGCCGTTGCGATGTGAGTACAGTCCGCGCGGCAGTCCAACAAACAGTTTCTATGCGGGTGCAAAGTTTTCTGAACCGCCATCTCCTGCGAGCCTTCCGAAACCACCGAGCCATTGGACTACGAGACTGATGAGCAGTTGTCAACAATCCGACAGGAGTTGCGATATTTCAAATCATCTAAAGATGATACTAAACGTCCAAGCCTGA